In Solanum pennellii chromosome 3, SPENNV200, a single window of DNA contains:
- the LOC107014489 gene encoding potassium channel SKOR-like yields MDRGKRRSGELDSEEEEEFKVEDLNEETSNSNKLSASNWKNRLKLLRNYSTLDNSSTVSVRNNGESSSSRSRGRRDHRFIIRPDNWWYILWTQFILIWAVYSSFFTPLEFGFFRGLPENLFLLDIAGQIAFLIDIVVLFFVVYRDSQSHCMIYDRKLIAIRYLKSRFLLDLLGCFPWDAIYKASGRKEPVRYILWIRLSRALRVTELFERLEKDIRLNYLFTRIVKLFVVELYCTHTAACFFYYLATTLPPWEEGYTWIGSLKMGDYNYTDFRDIDLWTRYITSLYFAVVTMATVGYGEIHAVNVREMIFVMIYVSVDMILGAYLLGNMAALIVKGSKTERFRDKMADLIKYMNRNKLGKSLSKEIKDHVRLQYESRYNESSVLQDIPASIRAKIARKLYEPYIRGVPLFRGCSDEFIKQIAIKVHEEFFLPGEVILEQGSMADQLYFVCHGKVEELTKSEENETEESLLDLHTYNSVGEISVLCNIPVPYTVQVSELSRLLRIDKQSLVEILGIYFSDGRVIINNLLEGRESSLRSKILESGITLNIAKHESELAVRLNCAAHDGDLYRLSRLIGAGAEPNRTDYDGRSPLHLAASRGHGDITAFLIQRGVEINGRDNFGYTPLLEAVKNSHDHVASLLVEAGALLGIDNDGTCLCEAVARRDVEYLRRLLANGINPNSKNYDFRTPLHLAASEGLYPISVLLLEAGASVFAVDRWGKSPLDEARVGGNKNLIKLLEDAKGSQLSEFSPSFGRSQDEGQGVKCRVFASEPKELKDERRKGVVLWVPQSLDELINTAKEQLRVSSANCVVSEDGAKILDTNMISDGQKLFLVSEYT; encoded by the exons ATGGATAGAGGAAAACGAAGATCCGGAGAATTAGattcagaagaagaagaagagtttaAGGTTGAAGATCTCAATGAAGAAACATCAAATTCCAACAAATTATCTGCGTCTAATTGGAAGAATCGGTTGAAGCTGCTGCGGAATTACTCTACTCTTGACAACAGTAGTACTGTTAGTGTTAGAAATAACGGAGagagtagtagtagtagaagcAGGGGACGCAGAGATCACCGATTTATTATTCGCCCTGATAATTG GTGGTACATACTGTGGACGCAATTCATTCTGATATGGGCGGTGTACTCCTCCTTCTTCACTCCCCTGGAGTTTGGCTTCTTCAGAGGACTCCCGGAAAATCTGTTCCTTCTCGATATCGCCGGCCAAATTGCTTTCCTCATCGACATAGTCGTTCTCTTCTTCGTTGTCTATCGAGACTCTCAATCTCACTGCATGATCTACGATCGTAAACTCATCGCCATTCG GTACTTGAAATCTCGTTTCCTCCTGGACTTGCTAGGTTGCTTTCCCTGGGATGCTATATACAAG GCTAGTGGCAGAAAGGAGCCAGTTAGGTATATCTTATGGATTAGGCTGAGCCGAGCCCTTAGGGTGACAGAACTTTTTGAGAGGTTGGAGAAAGACATCCGCCTGAACTATCTGTTTACAAGGATTGTAAAGTTATTTGTTGTCGAATTATACTGCACTCACACAGCTGCCTGCTTCTTTTACTATCTGGCTACTACATTGCCTCCGTGGGAAGAAGGTTATACATGGATAGGAAGTTTGAAGATGGGTGACTATAACTATACAGATTTCCGAGATATTGATTTATGGACTCGGTATATCACATCATTGTACTTTGCCGTTGTTACAATGGCAACTGTTG GTTATGGAGAAATTCATGCAGTCAATGTAAGGGAAATGATATTTGTGATGATCTATGTCTCTGTTGACATGATTCTCGGTGCCTACCTGCTCGGTAACATGGCAGCATTGATCGTAAAAGGATCCAAAACTGAAAGGTTTAGGGATAAAATGGCAGAtcttataaaatatatgaacaGAAACAAGCTGGGGAAGAGCTTAAGCAAAGAGATCAAAGATCATGTCAGATTACAGTATGAGAGCCGTTATAATGAGTCTTCTGTTCTACAGGATATTCCAGCTTCAATTCGAGCTAAG ATTGCGCGGAAGTTATATGAGCCCTACATCAGGGGAGTCCCACTTTTCAGAGGTTGCTCGGATGAATTTATCAAACAGATT GCTATCAAAGTACATGAAGAATTTTTCCTTCCAGGGGAAGTTATTTTGGAACAGGGTAGCATGGCGGATCAACTGTATTTTGTCTGTCACGGTAAAGTG GAAGAACTAACAAAATCAGAAGAAAATGAAACTGAAGAATCTCTCCTGGATCTTCATACTTACAACTCTGTTGGTGAAATTTCAGTTCTTTGTAACATTCCAGTCCCTTATACAGTTCAAGTTTCTGAACTATCTAGACTACTACGAATTGATAAACAATCACTAGTGGAGATTCTGGGAATATACTTCTCCGATGGGCGTGTGATCATCAATAACCTCCTTGAG GGAAGAGAGTCAAGCCTTCGGAGTAAGATACTGGAGTCAGGCATAACACTAAATATTGCAAAACATGAATCTGAGCTGGCCGTGAGGTTGAACTGTGCTGCTCATGATGGAGACTTGTATCGACTGAGTCGTTTAATTGGTGCAGGAGCAGAGCCTAACCGAACTGATTATGATGGAAGATCACCTCTG CATCTAGCTGCATCCAGGGGCCATGGAGATATTACAGCTTTCCTTATCCAAAGAGGAGTGGAGATCAATGGCagag ATAACTTTGGCTACACTCCATTGCTTGAAGCAGTCAAGAATAGTCATGATCATGTGGCTTCTTTGCTGGTGGAAGCTGGGGCACTTTTAGGTATAGATAATGATGGGACTTGCCTTTGTGAGGCAGTTGCAAGAAGAGATGTAGAGTATTTGAGAAGACTTTTGGCCAACGGCATCAATCCTAACtccaaaaattatgattttcgAACACCACTTCACCTTGCTGCATCAGAAGGATTGTATCCAATTTCAGTATTACTATTAGAAGCTGGGGCTAGTGTCTTTGCGGTGGACAG GTGGGGAAAAAGTCCACTTGATGAAGCTCGAGTAGGTGGAAACAAGAATCTTATTAAGTTACTGGAAGATGCAAAGGGTAGTCAATTATCAGAATTTTCTCCAAGTTTTGGTAGAAGTCAAG ATGAAGGACAGGGAGTTAAATGCAGAGTGTTTGCTTCAGAACCTAAGGAACTCAAAGACGAGAGAAGAAAAGGAGTCGTTCTATGGGTACCTCAAAGCCTTGATGAGCTCATTAACACCGCGAAGGAGCAATTAAGAGTTTCATCAGCAAATTGTGTAGTGTCAGAAGATGGAGCCAAAATCCTGGACACAAACATGATCTCTGATGGCCAAAAGCTGTTTTTAGTAAGCGAATACACgtga
- the LOC107014493 gene encoding 50S ribosomal protein L29, chloroplastic-like, producing the protein MMSLSIATPPSSVNFASKLNLSKSSFHGVRIAQVCPVHARSAHSIATTRSSSSMVVNMAKRDDELKEIRTKTTEELQEEIVDLKGELFMLRLQRSARNEFKSSEFLRMRKRIARMLTVKREREMEEGINKRISRKLDRKWKKSIVPRPPPSLKKLREEEAAEEAKESA; encoded by the exons ATGATGAGCCTCTCCATTGCCACTCCTCCTTCAAGTGTTAACTTTGCTTCCAAGTTAAACCTCTCTAAATCCTCCTTCCATGGCGTTCGAATTGCTCAAGTCTGTCCGGTTCATGCTCGAAGCGCGCATTCTATAGCGACCACTCGCTCTTCTTCATCAATGGTGGTGAATATGGCGAAGAGAGATGACGAATTGAAGGAAATTCGAACCAAAACTACTGAGGAGCTTCAGGAAGAGATTGTTGACCTTAAAGGAGAGCTCTTCATGCTTCGTCTTCAAAGATCAGCTCGTAATGAGTTTAAGTCAAGCGAGTTTCTTCGGATGCGTAAAAGG ATTGCTCGAATGCTTACTGTTAAACGGGAGCGTGAGATGGAAGAAGGAATTAACAAAAGGATTTCCAGGAAGCTTGATCGGAAATGGAAGAAAAGCATTGTTCCTAGACCACCTCCTTCTTTGAAGAAGTTGCGAGAGGAAGAGGCAGCTGAAGAGGCTAAGGAATCTGCCTGA
- the LOC107014491 gene encoding uncharacterized protein LOC107014491: MGRFKLTSDPTPRLKHFSHPHELELCIQLQNNPTPCSGCKLPSSPQMYTCKPCNFTLHLSCTQFPKLINHPAHPDHPLALLPRSKYPHGLFNCDACNHRGDGFSYHCRDCEYDLHVICASKPLKITHQLHHCQLELTFKNPYADAKGFSCDVCQKIGVKQWLYRCGTCDFDVHLDCSNPTPNSAVQGSTILQHHHSFPGATSSHNQFQQPPMVEKKRPNQLLQSSSSGAMGIQLPQTPMLSGQAMPNQYTQTSQGAAQARPNPLLYSTSTGSIPQHQSLQPPLIQGLVRPDQYIQSPGTNNDMMNAAFQGLVEVAAQQVGQTIMQGFVGGGNNSDGNEGSSILRSIFGDSSQN, translated from the coding sequence ATGGGGAGGTTCAAGTTGACTAGTGATCCAACTCCAAGACTCAAGCATTTCAGTCATCCACATGAATTAGAGTTATGCATCCAACTCCAGAATAATCCCACACCTTGTTCAGGATGCAAACTCCCATCATCACCCCAAATGTACACATGCAAGCCTTGCAATTTTACCCTCCATTTGAGCTGTACTCAGTTCCCAAAGCTGATAAATCACCCTGCTCATCCAGACCACCCTCTGGCTCTCCTTCCGAGGTCTAAATACCCCCATGGCCTTTTCAATTGTGATGCTTGCAACCACCGCGGTGATGGATTCAGCTACCACTGCAGAGACTGCGAATATGATCTCCATGTGATCTGTGCATCAAAACCCCTCAAAATCACACATCAATTGCATCATTGCCAGCTGGAACTCaccttcaagaatccttatgcTGATGCCAAAGGTTTCTCTTGTGATGTATGCCAGAAGATTGGAGTTAAGCAGTGGCTTTATAGATGTGGCACTTGCGATTTTGATGTTCATTTGGATTGTTCAAATCCTACCCCAAATTCAGCAGTTCAAGGGTCAACTATCCTCCAGCACCACCATTCATTCCCTGGGGCAACAAGTTCACATAACCAGTTCCAGCAGCCTCCTATGGTGGAAAAAAAGAGGCCTAACCAGTTGTTGCAAAGTTCAAGTTCAGGTGCAATGGGAATCCAGCTCCCACAGACTCCCATGTTATCAGGACAAGCAATGCCAAATCAGTACACGCAGACCAGTCAGGGTGCAGCCCAAGCAAGGCCAAACCCATTACTCTATAGTACAAGTACAGGTTCAATCCCCCAGCACCAGTCCCTGCAACCACCTCTAATTCAAGGACTGGTGAGGCCAGATCAATACATACAGTCTCCTGGGACAAacaatgatatgatgaatgCTGCATTTCAAGGACTTGTGGAAGTTGCAGCTCAGCAGGTTGGTCAAACTATCATGCAGGGATTCGTAGGTGGTGGTAACAACAGTGATGGAAATGAAGGCTCTTCAATTCTGAGAAGCATTTTTGGTGACTCGTCGCAGAACTAA
- the LOC107014494 gene encoding uncharacterized protein LOC107014494 — protein sequence MALQWMILTYVVAAEAAIAILLTLPSPKAIKSRFVSLISLTLQPSLFIIPFAGFQLLDIYWKNEHRLMCTGEICTAAERDRYEKSIYKAQRNAILCVAACLLYWCIYRVCKYYKEIQSVEEVEKRLKDE from the exons ATGGCGTTACAGTGGATGATACTGACGTATGTTGTAGCGGCAGAGGCTGCCATAGCAATTCTCCTGACATTGCCATCTCCAAAAGCAATCAAATCTCGTTTCGTTTCCCTAATTTCACTCACTCTTCAGCCCTCTTTATTCATCATCCCGTTCGCCGGTTTTCAGCTCCTTG ATATATATTGGAAGAATGAGCATCGGTTGATGTGCACCGGTGAGATCTGCACTGCCGCTGAGAGAGACCGCTACGAGAAATCG ATCTACAAGGCTCAAAGAAATGCTATTCTGTGTGTAGCAGCATGCCTTCTCTACTG GTGTATCTATCGTGTCTGCAAGTATTACAAGGAAATTCAGAGCGTTGAGGAGGTGGAAAAGAGACTCAAAGATGAGTAG
- the LOC107014873 gene encoding extra-large guanine nucleotide-binding protein 3-like: protein MTEPYADSDSDAWQDLLRRMLPAGAPLPDDEQLDYSIAVEYKGPPLDFPVPVVDPLSSKTTLQKPPKYRKVPSVHSKFALRMTKNSSGSGSGSSSSASRLRNNSSSEFESKIQTDQSLSDLNNSGNVLTSDIDENVENDYEHDDDQYNTVARNEYNSPPSDYVDGKSLPVEEKDGKNDTLGAKVRVRVCSRCGKKSRLREREFCIVCGARYCRNCLLKAMGSMPEGRKCVGCIGETIDEANREKLGKCSRLLAKVCSPLEVKQIMKAESECLANQIQPEQVWVNGRPLREEELVELLGCAMPPQNLRPGKYWYDKDSGLWGKEGEKPDRIISSKLNVGGKLQIDASKGNTKVFINGREITKVEFRVLKLAKVQCQRGTHFWVYEDGSYEEEGQNNIRGNIWGKASTRFICSLFSLPVPPANIHGPKEDATAFSGGSIPEYLEHGRVQKLLLFGLEGSGTSTIFKQVKFMSKSKFTVDEVQNIKLTIQRNIYRYLSVLLEGREHFEEEALMDKGASDLERENLSPGETGTNGSKRSIYSINQRVKHFSDWLLEIIAMGDLDAFFPAATREYAPVVDEIWRDPAIQETYRRRGELHFLPDTANYFLDQALEISSNEYEPSEKDILYAEGVTPSNGLASLEFSFDDHSPMSEIYGEDLEGQPSWTKYQLIRISSKGVHDSGKWLEMFEDVKVVVFCVALSDYDLEWTRGDGTTENKMLASRDVFESLVRHSSFEDASFVLLLNKYDSFEDKINQVPLTVCDWFHDFRPFRHRQNNQALANQAYYYVAVMFKQLYASITGKKLFVWPTRALERTSVDETFRYIREVLMWEEEKKRMYCTADDDSYSSTETDFTS, encoded by the exons ATGACTGAGCCATACGCTGACTCCGATTCCGACGCCTGGCAAGATCTTCTCCGGAGAATGTTGCCGGCAGGAGCTCCGTTGCCGGACGATGAACAACTCGACTACTCCATCGCCGTGGAGTATAAAGGTCCTCCCTTAGATTTTCCTGTTCCTGTAGTTGATCCACTCTCTTCCAAAACTACCCTCCAAAAACCTCCCAAATACCGTAAGGTACCGTCTGTTCATTCCAAGTTTGCTCTGCGCATGACAAAAAACAGTAGTGGAAGCGGAAGTGGAAGTTCGAGTTCGGCTTCAAGGCTACGCAACAATTCCAGCTCGGAATTCGAAAGTAAAATCCAGACGGATCAGTCTCTTTCGGACTTGAACAATAGTGGTAATGTTCTGACTTCTGatattgatgaaaatgttgagaatGATTATGAACATGATGATGATCAATATAATACTGTTGCTAGAAATGAGTATAATTCACCACCGTCTGATTATGTTGATGGTAAATCATTGCCAGTAGAGGAGAAAGATGGGAAAAATGATACTCTAGGGGCTAAGGTTAGGGTTCGGGTCTGTAGTAGGTGTGGGAAGAAGAGTAGGTTAAGGGAGAGAGAGTTTTGCATTGTGTGTGGGGCTAGGTACTGTAGGAACTGTTTGCTAAAGGCTATGGGTTCAATGCCAGAGGGTAGGAAATGTGTGGGATGCATTGGAGAGACTATAGATGAGGCTAACAGAGAGAAATTGGGTAAGTGTTCGCGTTTGCTGGCGAAAGTCTGCAGTCCATTGGAAGTCAAGCAGATAATGAAGGCTGAGAGTGAGTGCTTGGCGAACCAAATTCAACCTGAGCAGGTTTGGGTCAACGGAAGGCCATTGCGCGAGGAAGAATTGGTAGAGTTGCTCGGCTGTGCAATGCCACCACAGAATTTGAGACCTGGAAAGTATTGGTATGACAAGGATTCAGGGCTTTGGGGAAAG GAGGGAGAGAAGCCAGATAGGATAATAAGTTCAAAACTGAATGTGGGTGGTAAGCTTCAGATTGATGCTAGTAAAGGAAACACAAAAGTGTTCATCAATGGCCGGGAGATCACAAAGGTTGAGTTCAGGGTTCTGAAG TTAGCCAAGGTTCAGTGTCAACGAGGTACTCACTTTTGGGTATACGAGGATGGATCCTACGAGGAAGAAGGTCAAAATAACATTAGAGGAAACATATGGGGAAAG GCATCTACTCGTTTCATTTGTTCATTGTTTTCATTGCCTGTTCCACCTGCAAATATTCACGGGCCAAAAGAAGATGCAACTGCCTTTTCAGGTGGGTCTATACCTGAGTATTTGGAGCATGGTAGAGTACAGAAACTTTTGTTGTTTGGGTTGGAAGGATCCGGGACAAGCACCATTTTTAAGCAG GTGAAGTTTATGTCTAAAAGCAAATTCACAGTTGATGAGGTACAGAATATCAAGCTTACCATTCAAAGAAACATCTATAGATACCTTAGTGTCTTGCTCGAGGGGCGAGAGCACTTTGAGGAGGAGGCGTTGATGGATAAGGGAGCTTCTGATTTGGAGAGAGAAAATCTTTCACCAG GTGAAACAGGAACTAATGGGAGCAAGCGCTCCATCTACTCAATCAATCAAAGAGTAAAGCATTTTTCTGATTGGTTACTGGAAATCATCGCTATGGGAGATTTGGATGCTTTCTTTCCTGCTGCTACACGTGAATATGCACCAGTTGTAGATGAGATCTGGAGAGACCCTGCCATTCAGGAAACATACAGGAGAAGGGGTGAACTGCATTTTCTTCCTGATACTGCTAACTATTTCCTGGATCAG GCCCTCGAGATATCTAGCAATGAGTATGAACCTTCAGAAAAAGACATTTTATATGCTGAAGGGGTGACTCCTAGCAATGGACTTGCTTCTCTTGAATTCTCATTTGATGATCACAGCCCCATGTCTGAGATCTACGGCGAGGACTTAGAAGGCCAGCCTTCTTGGACCAA GTATCAATTGATCCGTATCAGCTCCAAGGGAGTCCATGATAGTGGCAAATGGCTTGAAATGTTTGAAGATGTCAAAGTTGTAGTCTTTTGTGTGGCCTTGAGCGACTATGACCTGGAGTGGACCCGAGGTGATGGCACCACAGAAAATAAAATGTTGGCAAGCAGAGATGTATTTGAGAGTTTAGTTAGACATAGTAGTTTCGAGGATGCTTCCTTCGTGCTTCTCCTAAATAAATATGATAGCTTTGAGGATAAAATCAACCAAGTTCCTTTGACAGTGTGTGATTGGTTTCATGACTTCAGACCTTTCAGACATCGACAAAATAATCAAGCCCTGGCAAATCAAGCATATTATTATGTTGCTGTTATGTTCAAACAGCTCTATGCTTCCATCACAGGCAAAAAACTTTTTGTCTGGCCGACCAGGGCACTTGAACGTACATCTGTCGATGAAACATTTAGGTATATACGGGAAGTTCTAATGTGGGAGGAAGAGAAGAAAAGGATGTATTGCACGGCCGATGATGATTCTTACTCCAGTACAGAAACCGATTTTACTTCATGA
- the LOC107012679 gene encoding RNA polymerase II subunit A C-terminal domain phosphatase SSU72, protein MKLRYAMVCSSNQNRSMESHCLLKREGFDVASYGTGQHVKLPGPSIREPNVYDFGTPYKQMFDDLRRKDVELYKRNGILPMLKRNLGVKLAPQRWQDNAADGPFDVVITFEEKVFDLVLEDLHNRNQVLLKPVLVINLEVKDNHEEAAIGGRLALILCQELDATENWEDTIDDIINNFEKQHRRKLLYSISFY, encoded by the exons ATGAAGCTCCGGTATGCAATGGTGTGCTCGTCGAATCAGAATCGGAGCATGGAGTCACATTGTCTACTGAAAAGGGAGGGCTTTGATGTGGCCTCATATGGCACTGGGCAACATGTAAAGCTTCCTGGTCCTTCTATTAGGGAACCAAATGTTTACGACTTCGGCACTCCTTATAAGCAGATGTTCGATGACCTCCGCCGCAAAGACGTCGAACT GTACAAACGAAATGGAATACTGCCTATGCTGAAAAGGAACTTGGGTGTAAAGCTTGCACCTCAACGTTGGCAGGATAATGCTGCTGATGGTCCCTTTGATGTTGTAATTACATTTGAAGAAAAAGTTTTTGATTTGGTGCTTGAAG ATCTTCATAACAGAAACCAAGTTCTCTTGAAGCCGGTTCTTGTTATCAATTTAGAAGTTAAAGATAACCATGAGGAGGCAGCAATTGGAGGCCGTCTTGCTTTGATTTTGTGTCAGGAA CTTGATGCGACTGAAAATTGGGAGGATACAATTGATGATATCATCAATAATTTTGAGAAACAGCACAGACGGAAGCTCCTGTACAGTATCTCCTTCTACTGA
- the LOC107014485 gene encoding UV-B-induced protein At3g17800, chloroplastic gives METATAFRSGFSICNRATKAALGGSDFVRVGSQLRMSPSGIKLYPSISHVKLSNRKVAFGSRKYTAIRASVSPSESGGSAAFIAPLQLESPIGQFLSQILTSHPHLVPAAVDQQLELLKTDRDAEQQKEEPSIAGTDIVLYRRIAEVKANERKKTLEEILYALVVQKFMDANVSLVPAISPSSSEPSGRIDTWPSQDDKLEHLHSAEANEMIQNHLSLILGSRLGDDSAVAQISKLRVGQVYAASIMYGYFLRRVDQRFQLEKSMKVLPPGVDNEDSSIQQVAGEDISGDRSDTSFRSTTQTHPELTSWSAGGVSPGGFGQGIKPSRLRNYVMSFDGETLQRYATIRSREAIGMIEKHTEALFGRPEIVITPQGTIDSSKDELIKISFGGLRRLVLEAVTFGSFLWDVESYVDSRYHFVAN, from the exons ATGGAGACGGCCACTGCTTTCCGATCTGGTTTCAGCATCTGTAACAGAGCCACCAAGGCGGCTCTTGGTGGGTCCGATTTTGTTCGAGTCGGGTCACAGCTTCGGATGTCTCCTTCTGGGATTAAG CTTTATCCCTCAATTTCTCATGTGAAGTTGAGTAACAGGAAAGTGGCTTTTGGTAGCAGGAAATATACTGCTATCAGGGCATCGGTATCACCTTCTGAGTCTGGAGGTTCAGCTGCCTTTATTGCTCCACTTCAGCTGGAATCTCCAATTGGCCAATTTCTCTCTCAGATTTTGACAAGTCACCCACATCTTGTCCCAGCTGCTGTAGATCAGCAACTTGAACTGCTAAAAACTGATCGTGATGCAGAGCAACAGAAGGAAGAACCATCTATAGCCGGTACTGACATTGTTTTGTACAG GAGAATTGCTGAGGTTAAggcaaatgaaaggaaaaagacCTTGGAAGAGATATTATATGCCTTGGTGGTCCAGAAATTTATGGATGCCAACGTATCTTTAGTTCCTGCAATAAGTCCATCTTCATCTGAGCCTTCTGGTCGAATTGACACCTGGCCCAGCCAAGATGATAAGCTTGAGCATCTTCATTCAGCAGAAGCTAACGAGATGATTCAAAACCACCTGTCTCTCATTCTTGGAAGTCGGTTGGGTGATGATTCTGCAGTAGCACAAATAAGTAAATTAAGAGTAGGCCAAGTTTATGCAGCATCAATTATGTATGGATATTTTCTCAGGAGAGTGGACCAGAGGTTTCAGCTGGAAAAGAGCATGAAAGTCCTTCCTCCGGGTGTAGACAATGAAGATAGTAGCATCCAGCAAGTGGCAGGCGAGGATATCAGTGGTGATAGGAGTGATACCTCTTTCAGATCAACAACACAAACCCACCCAGAATTGACATCATGGTCTGCAGGTGGTGTGAGTCCTGGAGGTTTTGGCCAGGGGATAAAACCCTCAAGATTGAGAAACTATGTGATGTCATTTGATGGGGAGACCCTCCAGAGATATGCAACCATCAGATCTCGAGAGGCCATAGGCATGATTGAGAAACACACCGAAGCACTATTTGGTAGACCTGAGATTGTTATCACTCCTCAAGGCACTATTGACTCATCTAAAGATGAACTTATTAAGATCAGTTTTGGTGGGCTGAGGCGGCTTGTTTTGGAGGCTGTAACTTTTGGGTCTTTCCTCTGGGATGTTGAGAGCTATGTCGACTCAAGATACCATTTCGTTGCCAATTAA
- the LOC107014486 gene encoding purple acid phosphatase 17, with the protein MVLLLVILASFLIDCSRATGLEKFDHPIKVNGNLKFLVVGDWGRKGDYNQSAVALQMGKIGEELDIDFVVSTGDNFYTNGLTGEHDPNFLESFTNVYKAKSLQNQWYTVLGNHDYRGDVEAQLSPYLRKIDSRWICLRSFIINAEFAEIFMVDTTPFVKEYFVETKHTYDWRNVMPQKTYTENVLKDLENALSESRAKWKIVVGHHAIRSVGHHGDTNELVERLLPILRAYDVDLYMNGHDHCLEHISDTESPIQFLTSGAGSKAWRGDVKGLNSEDVKFFYDGQGFMSVQLTPTHVEIEYYDVFGKVVHKWSRTKQLHHTAI; encoded by the exons ATGGTTCTGTTACTTGTGATTTTGGCTAGTTTTTTAATAGATTGTTCTAGAGCAACTGGGCTTGAGAAATTTGATCATCCCATTAAAGTTAATggcaatttaaaatttttggttgtTGGTGATTGGGGACGTAAAGGTGATTATAATCAATCTGCTGTTGCTCTTCAG ATGGGTAAAATTGGAGAGGAACTAGACATAGATTTTGTAGTTTCAACAGGTGACAATTTTTATACTAATGGGCTAACAGGGGAGCATGATCCAAATTTTCTGGAGTCTTTCACCAATGTTTATAAAGCAAAGAGCTTGCAAAACCAATGGTATACAG TATTGGGTAACCATGATTACAGGGGAGATGTAGAGGCTCAACTTAGTCCTTACCTTAGGAAAATTGACAGCAGATGGATTTGTTTGCGTTCTTTTATAATCAATGCAG AATTTGCTGAAATATTCATGGTGGACACAACCCCATTTGTGAAAGAGTACTTCGTGGAAACGAAACATACGTATGATTGGCGCAATGTGATGCCTCAAAAGACATATACAGAAAACGTGTTAAAA GATCTAGAGAATGCGTTAAGTGAATCAAGAGCAAAATGGAAAATAGTAGTGGGTCATCATGCCATTAGAAGTGTGGGACACCATGGTGACACTAATGAACTTGTTGAACGTCTTCTTCCTATCCTTAGG GCATACGATGTAGATCTATACATGAACGGCCATGATCATTGCCTTGAGCACATAAGTGATACCGAAAG CCCCATCCAATTTTTGACTAGTGGGGCAGGATCAAAGGCATGGAGAGGAGACGTGAAAGGGTTGAACAGTGAAGATGTGAAATTCTTCTATGATGGACAAGGTTTCATGTCTGTCCAATTGACACCAACACATGTAGAGATAGAATACTATGATGTTTTTGGCAAAGTTGTACATAAATGGAGTAGGACTAAGCAACTGCATCACACTGCTATTTAG